A segment of the uncultured Desulfobulbus sp. genome:
CACCAACCTCCATTTTACCGTTGTGCCAACGACCAGATCCTGAGCGTTGGGGAGAGTGAGGGAAGGAAGTATGGGATACAGGATTGTCATAGCCGATGATGAACCCATTACACGTATGGATATCCGTGAAATCCTGCTCCATGCCGGGTACGAGGTGGTCGGAGAAGCCTCCGATGGCTTTGATGCCATTGAACTCTGTAAAAAACTCAATCCAGATGTTGTTTTGCTGGATATAAAAATGCCCCTGCTCGATGGCTTGAAGGCGGCACACATTATCCATGAAGAACAGCATGCCAAGGCAATCCTTCTGATCACGGCCTATTCCAGTATGGAATTTATAGATCAGGCCAAAAATGCCGGCGTGGTGGGCTATGTGGTCAAGCCTATCAAAGAAGAGGCCCTTATCCCCATGATAGAGGTCGGTATCGCCCGAGGGGAAGAGCTGGTACAAAAACAAAAAGAAATCGTACAGACCAAAAAACGTCTTGAAGCCCGGGCCCTGATCGAGAAGGCCAAGGGCGTGCTCATGAAAGAGCATAACATCGGTGAAGAGGAAGCCTTTCAGATGATCCGTAAATTGGGCATGGATAAACGACGTCCCATGCAGGATATTGCCGAGATCATTCTCCTGAACCATGGGTAATCATGACCGAGGCCGATAAAAAGAAAATAGAGCAGTTGTGCCGGGAGCATACGGCGCTGAGTGCGGAAGATGTGGCCAGTATTCATGAGGTCGCGGTAACGCTCCATACCGTTGCCGATCTGATGAATGCTGATGTCTTTATCGATTGCAAGACGCATGATAAGGATGTTGCCATCGTCGTGGCTCAGGCCAGGCCCTCGAGTGGAAAAACCCTCTATCAGCATTCGGTTGTCGGGGAATTTGCCCAGAGAATTAATGAGCCCGCGGCCCTGCGGACCTTGGATGTAGGGATGCCCACCCAGGATATGCTGGCGAAAACGCAAGAAAATAGAGATGTCCGCCAGAATGTTTCCCCCATTAAAAACGGGCAGGGGGAGGTGGTTGCCTGTTTGATCGCGGAGACCGACGTCACCAAGGCGGTGCAGACCAAGCAGCACATATCGGTTCTCTCCAAAACAACCGAGCAGTTGGCGGAGACCTTGATGTCCATGCTCTCCCGGGAGCAGGGCATCCCTTATCATGTAACAGATGGA
Coding sequences within it:
- a CDS encoding response regulator, yielding MGYRIVIADDEPITRMDIREILLHAGYEVVGEASDGFDAIELCKKLNPDVVLLDIKMPLLDGLKAAHIIHEEQHAKAILLITAYSSMEFIDQAKNAGVVGYVVKPIKEEALIPMIEVGIARGEELVQKQKEIVQTKKRLEARALIEKAKGVLMKEHNIGEEEAFQMIRKLGMDKRRPMQDIAEIILLNHG